In Gossypium arboreum isolate Shixiya-1 chromosome 6, ASM2569848v2, whole genome shotgun sequence, the following are encoded in one genomic region:
- the LOC108484914 gene encoding cytochrome b561 and DOMON domain-containing protein At5g47530-like has product MASMVELALYLCLFMCLILTCYAQTCAKYAFSSNRVFKSCTDLPVLNSFLHYNYDVSGKLEIAYRHTGITSSRWIAWAINPTSKAMVGSQALVAYQLSDGSMRAYTSPITQYQTQLQEGELSFDVSDLSATYSNNEIIIFATLGFPNNDTTLNQVWQEGAMSGNTPQMHATSGPNVQSLGTLNLLSGQAGTIGGRTSTQRKQNIHGVLNAVSWGILMPLGAIIARYLKVFKSADPAWFYLHASCQFSAYVVGVAGWSTGLKLGSESPGIQYDAHRTIGIILFCLGTLQVFALLVRPKPDHKYRVYWNMYHHLVGYTVVILSVINIFKGLDILEPEKKWKNAYIGVVIALACSGVVLEAHTWFLVQRRKRSESAGKMSHGINGAHGNGVNAHTANC; this is encoded by the exons ATGGCAAGCATGGTAGAACTTGCTTTATATCTCTGTCTTTTTATGTGTTTGATTTTAACATGCTATGCACAAACTTGTGCCAAGTATGCCTTCTCTAGCAACCGTGTCTTCAAGTCATGCACTGATCTCCCTGTCTTAAATTCCTTCCTTCATTATAACTATGACGTTTCAGGGAAGCTGGAGATTGCCTATAGGCACACTGGGATCACTTCCTCTAGATGGATTGCATGGGCCATAAATCCAACATCCAAAGCTATGGTGGGGTCGCAGGCACTTGTTGCCTATCAACTGAGTGATGGAAGCATGAGAGCCTACACATCGCCCATTACTCAATACCAAACACAGCTGCAAGAAGGTGAGCTTAGCTTTGATGTCTCGGACTTATCGGCAACGTATTCGAACAATGAGATTATCATATTTGCTACTTTGGGTTTTCCCAATAATGACACTACTCTGAATCAAGTTTGGCAAGAAGGTGCCATGTCTGGGAACACCCCACAAATGCATGCTACTTCTGGTCCTAACGTTCAGTCCTTGGGGACCTTGAATCTGCTTTCTGGTCAGGCTGGAACAATTGGAGGAAGAACCTCAACACAAAGAAAGCAAAAC ATTCATGGGGTGCTAAACGCAGTGAGTTGGGGTATCTTGATGCCATTAGGTGCTATAATAGCAAGGTACTTGAAGGTATTCAAATCCGCCGATCCTGCATGGTTTTATCTGCACGCTTCATGTCAGTTCTCAGCCTACGTCGTTGGTGTCGCCGGTTGGAGTACGGGTCTAAAACTAGGCAGTGAATCTCCTGGTATCCAGTATGATGCTCATAGAACCATTGGGATCATACTTTTCTGTCTTGGAACACTTCAG GTGTTTGCTTTGCTTGTAAGGCCAAAACCAGACCACAAATACAGAGTCTACTGGAATATGTATCACCATTTGGTGGGATATACAGTTGTAATCCTTAGTGTCATCAACATATTCAAGGGATTGGACATCCTGGAACCTGAGAAGAAGTGGAAGAATGCTTATATTGGAGTCGTCATAGCTTTGGCATGCAGTGGTGTCGTGTTGGAAGCCCACACATGGTTTCTTGTACAAAGGAGGAAAAGATCAGAAAGTGCGGGAAAGATGTCGCATGGTATCAATGGAGCACATGGAAATGGGGTTAACGCCCACACTGCGAACTGCTAA